One Tunturibacter gelidoferens genomic region harbors:
- a CDS encoding class I SAM-dependent methyltransferase produces MIFLNDSLRPLVGRALLVFVLTAEVCVPSGAQTGAGTQRSSDKASVTISTSPGVAQDVTQRPTSTPYSGDLSIFEYPDRDKKLQIDRVMDLLGIVAGKNVADIGAGSGWFTVRASRRVGATGAVIAEDINPLAIEYIGKRALKEDLSNVRTVLGSPDDPRLPTGSVDAVLMLKVYHEIAHPVPTMKVLQKALRPGAKVGIIDRNGNGADHGLNHDVVVKEMGQAGYKLVGTYDFTKADGQDYFLIFQVR; encoded by the coding sequence ATGATTTTTCTGAATGATTCTCTGCGGCCTCTGGTGGGTAGAGCTCTATTGGTTTTTGTTTTGACGGCTGAAGTTTGCGTCCCTTCTGGTGCGCAGACCGGGGCGGGAACGCAGCGGAGCTCGGACAAAGCGTCCGTCACAATATCGACTTCCCCCGGCGTGGCGCAGGATGTAACGCAGCGGCCTACGAGTACTCCTTACTCTGGCGACCTTTCCATCTTTGAGTATCCGGACCGGGATAAGAAGTTGCAGATCGATCGCGTGATGGACTTGCTTGGAATTGTCGCGGGGAAGAATGTTGCGGATATCGGTGCAGGCTCGGGGTGGTTTACGGTGCGTGCGTCGCGCAGGGTTGGAGCTACGGGTGCGGTGATCGCGGAGGATATTAATCCGTTGGCGATCGAATACATCGGCAAGCGAGCGTTGAAGGAAGATCTGTCGAATGTGCGTACGGTGCTGGGCAGCCCAGACGATCCGCGGCTACCCACGGGGAGCGTGGACGCGGTGCTGATGCTGAAGGTCTATCACGAGATTGCGCACCCTGTGCCGACGATGAAGGTGCTGCAGAAGGCTTTGCGGCCGGGGGCAAAGGTGGGGATTATCGACCGTAACGGCAACGGAGCGGACCATGGATTGAACCACGATGTTGTGGTGAAAGAGATGGGTCAGGCTGGGTACAAGCTGGTCGGGACGTACGACTTCACCAAGGCGGACGGTCAGGACTACTTCCTGATCTTTCAGGTTCGGTGA
- a CDS encoding PPC domain-containing DNA-binding protein, translated as MGAVSSALTAWFDLDRKLYHPLPVNEQVEVLSMIGDIASFQGRPIVHTHVVLGKQHGTTAGGHLFEAWVNPTLEVFVTADDTPLNKRDDPRGLRLIDPAK; from the coding sequence ATAGGAGCAGTTTCCAGCGCCCTGACCGCATGGTTCGATTTAGATCGCAAACTCTACCACCCGCTGCCTGTCAACGAACAGGTCGAAGTACTCTCCATGATCGGCGACATCGCCTCCTTCCAGGGCAGGCCGATCGTTCACACCCACGTCGTCCTGGGGAAACAACACGGAACCACAGCGGGCGGTCATCTCTTCGAGGCCTGGGTCAACCCCACCCTGGAGGTCTTCGTCACCGCTGATGACACACCGCTCAACAAACGCGACGATCCACGCGGCCTCAGGCTCATCGATCCCGCGAAGTAA
- a CDS encoding DsbA family protein, translating to MRLITMNRIVLAAALLLALPAVPALAQGFKDTSMLRAPAGSPVAIYEFEDLECPACSHAFPIVHAAVDKYKIPLLRHDFPLRMHVWSFDAAVIARYIQDKISPQAAEEYRRAVFANQISIASKEDLNGFTQKYFQSHGRVMPFVIDPNGLFAAEVHADQTLGERVGLTKTPTIFIVTHKGFVEVNDVTQLYAMLDTAIAENPAPATAKPKTTTAKR from the coding sequence ATGCGTCTTATAACAATGAACCGCATCGTCCTCGCCGCAGCCCTGCTCCTCGCCCTTCCGGCCGTCCCGGCCCTCGCTCAGGGCTTCAAAGATACCTCCATGCTCCGCGCTCCCGCCGGATCTCCAGTCGCCATCTACGAGTTTGAAGATCTCGAATGCCCCGCCTGCTCGCACGCCTTCCCCATCGTGCATGCGGCCGTCGATAAATATAAGATTCCCCTTCTACGCCACGACTTCCCTCTGCGGATGCACGTCTGGAGCTTCGACGCCGCCGTGATCGCCCGCTACATTCAGGACAAGATCTCCCCACAGGCCGCTGAAGAGTACCGCCGCGCCGTCTTCGCCAACCAGATCTCCATCGCCTCGAAAGAAGATCTCAACGGCTTCACGCAAAAGTACTTTCAATCTCATGGCCGCGTGATGCCGTTCGTCATCGACCCGAACGGGCTCTTCGCTGCAGAGGTGCACGCCGACCAGACCCTGGGCGAGCGCGTCGGTCTCACCAAGACTCCGACCATCTTCATCGTCACCCACAAGGGCTTCGTCGAAGTTAACGACGTCACTCAGCTCTACGCCATGCTCGACACCGCAATCGCAGAAAACCCTGCACCGGCAACGGCCAAACCAAAGACCACGACAGCGAAGCGATAG
- a CDS encoding TolC family protein, with protein sequence MKALTEISREAKVRSRAVVWPLALALCVPMAGAQTQSAQIQGTQVQSADLPSAPMPNLVKLPGGVVVEQATPGALALSLDDAIARGEKRNLQMLLVIQNERVVRGEVLTAENSLLPSLTAKGQIEAQEINLAAQGFKGQSLAGLGLPPGAFSEIVKVNTAEAQMSLNQQLFNVPAYYLYRSAQQAAKVANLTTLNELGGVTLAVGSQYLLALADASQIANAQALEKADEVAYQQAKASHEAGVGTNLDELRARVQLQTQQQALINDENAFAKDKIALNRLIGLPADQEITLTDTAPYAEFAQLPLEDAKKLAYERRKDLLSLQAQLEVAAKARKAVRAERLPVVSFDGYYGVLGEIGSLYHGVFTATGKVSVPVFQEGQLRGEREVAEAQVTGLKQQIDSLRVTIEQQIRAAMLDVQSSNDLVKVARSNVDLATQELQDASDRFSAGVDDNLPVVQAQATLAAAQSRLVDTLYQYNQSKLQLARNTGVVETQYKVYLGR encoded by the coding sequence ATGAAAGCCCTGACTGAAATTTCACGAGAAGCGAAGGTGCGCTCGCGGGCGGTGGTGTGGCCTCTGGCGCTGGCTTTGTGTGTCCCCATGGCGGGCGCACAGACCCAAAGTGCTCAGATCCAAGGCACTCAGGTGCAAAGTGCAGATCTGCCGTCGGCCCCTATGCCCAATCTCGTGAAGCTGCCGGGTGGGGTGGTGGTCGAACAGGCAACGCCGGGTGCGTTGGCGCTGAGTCTCGATGACGCGATCGCTCGCGGTGAGAAGCGCAACCTGCAGATGCTGCTGGTCATCCAGAATGAGCGGGTGGTGCGTGGCGAGGTGTTGACCGCCGAAAATAGTCTGCTTCCGAGTCTAACCGCCAAGGGACAGATTGAGGCGCAGGAGATCAACCTGGCGGCGCAGGGGTTCAAGGGCCAATCGCTGGCTGGGTTGGGTTTGCCTCCAGGGGCGTTCAGCGAGATCGTCAAGGTGAATACGGCTGAGGCCCAGATGAGTTTGAATCAGCAGCTCTTCAATGTGCCTGCGTATTATCTGTACCGGTCGGCGCAGCAGGCGGCGAAGGTGGCTAACCTTACCACTCTGAATGAGCTGGGTGGTGTGACGCTGGCAGTGGGATCGCAATATCTGCTGGCGCTGGCGGATGCTTCGCAGATTGCGAACGCGCAGGCTTTGGAGAAGGCCGACGAGGTGGCGTACCAGCAGGCGAAGGCCTCGCACGAGGCGGGCGTTGGTACGAATCTGGACGAGTTGAGGGCGAGGGTCCAGTTGCAGACGCAGCAGCAGGCGCTGATCAATGACGAGAACGCGTTTGCGAAGGACAAGATTGCGCTGAACCGGTTGATCGGACTGCCGGCGGACCAGGAGATTACGCTGACCGATACGGCTCCTTACGCGGAGTTTGCGCAGCTGCCCCTGGAGGATGCCAAGAAGCTGGCTTACGAGCGGCGGAAGGATCTGCTGAGTCTGCAGGCGCAGCTTGAGGTTGCGGCGAAGGCGCGGAAGGCGGTACGGGCGGAGCGTCTGCCGGTGGTGTCGTTCGATGGATACTACGGCGTGCTGGGTGAGATCGGTTCGCTGTATCACGGCGTGTTCACAGCGACCGGCAAGGTGAGCGTGCCGGTGTTTCAGGAAGGGCAGCTTCGTGGCGAGCGTGAGGTAGCGGAAGCTCAGGTTACAGGGTTGAAGCAGCAGATCGATTCACTGCGAGTAACGATCGAGCAACAGATTCGCGCGGCGATGCTGGATGTGCAGTCGTCGAATGACCTGGTGAAGGTGGCCAGGAGCAACGTGGACCTCGCGACGCAGGAGTTGCAGGATGCGTCTGACCGTTTCTCTGCCGGGGTGGACGACAATCTGCCGGTCGTTCAGGCGCAGGCGACGCTGGCTGCGGCGCAGAGTCGGCTGGTGGATACGCTGTATCAGTACAACCAGTCGAAGCTGCAACTGGCGCGGAATACTGGAGTCGTCGAGACACAGTACAAGGTTTATCTGGGCCGGTAG
- a CDS encoding MFS transporter, with translation MADGSERVKLADENDYRSAFKSRDFRLYQTARLMVILGAEAQSVAVAWQVYAITHSALDLGYTGLALFLPGLFVVLAAGHAADRYDRRKIILLCYGLQACCTAVLLWLSLSATALQHGRIWPIYAVLVGIGLGRAFSGPAASAMLPSLVPKENFVNAVTWGATVYQIANMSGPAVGGILFTLPLAGVAALCNGAPLVYSFTLLMLLGFIVLVSMIRTKMVTTEKKAFSMKTVLAGLEYVWRAKLLLGSISLDLFAVLLGGATALLPIFATDILHAGPRGLGLLRAMPSVGALAVSLVMVVRPIKHKAGATMLVCVGIFGAATVVFGLSKSIYLSAAALVIVGASDMVSVVVRSSVLQLATPPEMRGRVSAVNWLFIGASNEFGEFESGVTAQWWGAVRAVVIGGIGSMLVTASAAALFPQLRNADALTADALMGADEELSVAESVD, from the coding sequence ATGGCGGACGGCTCGGAACGAGTAAAGCTGGCGGACGAGAACGACTACCGCTCGGCGTTTAAGTCGCGGGACTTTCGGCTTTATCAGACGGCGCGTTTGATGGTGATTCTGGGGGCAGAGGCTCAGTCGGTCGCGGTGGCATGGCAAGTGTATGCGATCACACACTCTGCCTTGGACCTTGGGTATACGGGGCTCGCTCTTTTTCTGCCTGGATTGTTTGTCGTGCTTGCTGCGGGACATGCGGCGGATCGATATGACCGGCGCAAGATCATTCTGCTTTGCTACGGGCTGCAGGCTTGTTGCACGGCCGTGCTGCTGTGGTTGTCTTTGAGCGCGACGGCGTTGCAGCATGGACGGATCTGGCCGATCTATGCCGTGCTGGTGGGGATTGGGTTGGGCAGAGCGTTCAGCGGGCCGGCGGCGAGTGCCATGCTGCCTAGCCTGGTGCCTAAAGAAAACTTTGTCAACGCGGTGACCTGGGGCGCGACGGTCTACCAGATTGCGAATATGTCAGGGCCTGCGGTGGGAGGAATCTTGTTTACGCTGCCACTGGCCGGTGTAGCGGCACTGTGTAACGGCGCGCCGCTGGTGTACAGCTTCACGCTCCTGATGCTGCTGGGTTTCATTGTGCTGGTCAGCATGATTCGAACGAAGATGGTGACCACGGAAAAGAAGGCTTTCAGCATGAAGACGGTGCTGGCGGGGCTTGAGTACGTTTGGCGCGCGAAACTGCTTCTGGGGTCGATCTCGCTGGACCTGTTTGCGGTGCTGCTGGGTGGCGCGACGGCGTTGCTGCCGATCTTTGCGACGGACATTTTGCATGCTGGACCACGCGGGCTTGGGTTGCTGAGGGCGATGCCGTCGGTAGGGGCGCTCGCGGTTTCTCTGGTGATGGTAGTGCGACCGATCAAGCACAAAGCTGGGGCGACGATGCTGGTGTGCGTTGGAATCTTCGGCGCGGCTACGGTGGTTTTCGGGTTATCGAAGAGCATTTACTTAAGCGCGGCGGCGTTGGTGATCGTCGGTGCGAGTGACATGGTGAGTGTGGTGGTTCGGTCGAGCGTGCTACAGTTGGCGACGCCGCCTGAGATGCGTGGGCGTGTGAGTGCGGTGAACTGGTTGTTCATTGGAGCGTCGAATGAGTTTGGCGAGTTTGAAAGTGGTGTGACGGCGCAGTGGTGGGGCGCTGTTCGCGCAGTGGTGATTGGCGGGATCGGGTCGATGCTGGTGACGGCCTCTGCTGCCGCATTGTTCCCGCAGTTGCGCAATGCCGATGCTCTAACGGCGGACGCTTTGATGGGAGCGGATGAGGAGTTGAGTGTCGCGGAGTCGGTAGATTAG
- the ppc gene encoding phosphoenolpyruvate carboxylase produces MPSLWSPSDWPQRLAELQAPTGELKEAPLRRDVRSLGMLLGEVLREQAGAPLYEAVEALRRIAIARREAEAPQTGAADQTVATAHLQQTLARVHTLDLPAAYQLARAFGFYFELINLAETNHRKRRRLSLQLNQSADSAGSIQRGDLRGTLRRLRQAGFPAEQVHSLLARICVAPVFTAHPTEVARRSVMFKRRRISDLLEQLDRIPVPEPHLESLERDLLAEITALWQTDDVRSARPTVLDEIRMALDYYESSLFDTLPVLYSEVAAALAAEYPDDKSSDSVTNKSEQSRSSTAQSSVADLPLLIRFGSWIGGDRDGNPFVTPQATRDALAMARALLFTHYRRRLQNIFEQLASSTQQVPVSQELNALLDSYLSQLRTAGQSALGERFPHESIRLLIACIMMRLGATPQSAVPVPANPALKPYTRATEMLSDLTILRESLVDNSGPRLAEMLIDPLLIEVRTYGLHLQTLDIRQHARVHAAAVAEVSAWCPSNSPDALNLPSALNEQTAEVLDTFRTIAELKQTYSPESIRQYVISGATSAEDVLQVIWLARLGGVKVEATTPQPDGTVDDPGLQPVPLFESIEDLQNAPDIMRKLWTSEAYKPLLASWNRQQEVMLGYSDSNKDGGMITSTWEIWKAHRALHEVARECNVNLRLFHGRGGTVGRGGGPTHRAIFAQPVDSFTGELRITEQGEVLNWKYSDVVLAERNLELMIAASLDALARPDAALQRGAEIPHLTGEILPAWEAALDQLSATSYEFYRKHIVDNPDTFTYFEQSTPVAELEHARLGSRPAKRSGKKSMADLRAIPWVFGWMQSRQLVPAYFGVGHALHQFIQSKPDGLGQLQTMARDFPLFLDIIRNVEMALAKADFGIARLYASLVEDEDLRDRVFTTLEAEFNLTLRMILEITKQKSLLETNPVLERSIRLRNPYVDPMSLIQVELMRRKRAALAKGHPESPELDRAISATINGISAGLRNTG; encoded by the coding sequence ATGCCGTCTCTCTGGTCCCCATCCGACTGGCCCCAGCGCCTCGCCGAACTGCAGGCCCCCACGGGCGAGCTGAAAGAAGCTCCGCTGCGCCGCGACGTTCGCTCTCTCGGGATGCTGCTGGGCGAGGTGCTGCGCGAGCAGGCCGGCGCGCCGCTCTATGAGGCCGTCGAAGCTCTCCGCCGCATCGCCATCGCGCGTCGCGAAGCCGAAGCCCCGCAGACCGGAGCCGCCGACCAGACCGTCGCCACCGCCCATCTCCAGCAGACGCTGGCCCGCGTCCATACGCTTGACCTGCCCGCTGCCTACCAGCTCGCCCGTGCCTTCGGCTTCTACTTCGAGCTCATCAACCTCGCCGAAACCAACCATCGCAAGCGCCGACGCCTCTCCTTACAGCTGAATCAGAGCGCGGATTCAGCCGGCTCTATTCAACGCGGTGATCTGCGCGGAACTCTCCGCCGTCTTCGCCAGGCCGGCTTTCCCGCGGAACAAGTTCACTCCCTGCTGGCGCGTATCTGCGTCGCCCCGGTCTTCACCGCGCATCCCACCGAGGTCGCCCGCCGCAGCGTCATGTTCAAGCGCCGTCGCATCTCCGATCTCCTCGAGCAGCTCGACCGCATACCCGTCCCCGAACCTCACCTCGAATCTCTTGAACGCGATCTGCTGGCCGAGATCACCGCGCTCTGGCAGACCGACGACGTGCGCAGCGCACGCCCTACGGTGCTCGACGAGATCCGCATGGCCCTCGACTACTACGAGTCAAGCCTCTTCGACACCCTCCCTGTTCTCTACTCCGAAGTCGCCGCCGCGCTTGCTGCCGAATATCCCGACGATAAAAGCTCAGATTCAGTTACAAACAAATCGGAACAGTCTAGATCTTCGACAGCTCAATCCTCCGTCGCCGATCTTCCCCTTTTAATCCGCTTTGGTTCCTGGATCGGAGGCGACCGCGACGGCAACCCCTTCGTCACTCCCCAGGCGACGCGCGACGCGCTCGCGATGGCCCGCGCTCTCTTGTTCACGCACTACCGCCGCCGTCTGCAAAACATCTTCGAGCAGCTTGCAAGTTCTACCCAACAGGTCCCTGTCTCCCAGGAACTAAACGCGCTGCTCGACAGCTATCTCAGTCAACTCCGCACCGCCGGCCAGAGTGCTCTCGGCGAGCGCTTCCCTCACGAATCCATCCGGCTGCTCATCGCTTGCATCATGATGCGACTTGGTGCGACTCCGCAATCCGCCGTTCCCGTTCCGGCCAATCCCGCGCTCAAGCCATACACCCGGGCTACCGAGATGCTCTCCGATCTCACAATCCTTCGCGAATCACTGGTCGACAATAGCGGCCCTCGTCTCGCCGAGATGCTCATCGACCCGTTGCTGATAGAGGTTCGCACTTACGGACTGCACCTGCAGACACTGGACATCCGCCAGCACGCCCGCGTCCACGCCGCCGCCGTCGCGGAGGTCTCCGCATGGTGTCCCTCCAACTCGCCTGACGCGCTCAACCTCCCATCCGCGCTGAACGAACAGACCGCCGAGGTTCTCGACACCTTCCGCACCATCGCCGAACTCAAGCAAACCTACTCCCCAGAGTCCATCCGGCAGTACGTCATTAGCGGCGCAACCAGCGCCGAAGATGTCCTGCAGGTCATCTGGCTTGCGCGTCTCGGTGGAGTCAAGGTCGAAGCCACCACACCTCAACCAGACGGCACAGTAGACGACCCCGGCCTGCAGCCCGTTCCGCTCTTTGAGTCCATCGAGGATCTTCAGAACGCCCCCGACATTATGCGCAAGCTCTGGACGAGCGAGGCCTACAAGCCACTTCTCGCGAGTTGGAATCGTCAGCAGGAGGTCATGCTCGGTTACTCCGACTCGAACAAGGACGGCGGCATGATCACGAGCACATGGGAGATATGGAAGGCTCACCGTGCACTGCATGAGGTCGCTCGCGAATGCAACGTGAACCTGCGGCTGTTCCATGGTCGCGGCGGCACGGTAGGTCGCGGTGGTGGACCAACGCACCGCGCCATCTTCGCTCAGCCTGTCGACAGCTTCACCGGCGAACTTCGCATCACCGAACAGGGCGAAGTTCTCAACTGGAAGTACTCCGACGTCGTGCTCGCCGAACGCAATCTCGAGCTGATGATCGCCGCCAGCCTCGATGCACTGGCGCGCCCCGATGCGGCGCTGCAGCGTGGCGCGGAGATTCCCCACCTCACCGGCGAGATCCTTCCCGCATGGGAGGCCGCGCTCGACCAGCTTTCGGCTACCTCCTACGAGTTCTATCGCAAACACATCGTCGACAACCCCGACACGTTTACCTACTTCGAGCAGTCCACTCCCGTCGCAGAGCTTGAACACGCCCGCCTCGGCTCACGCCCCGCAAAACGCAGCGGCAAAAAATCCATGGCCGATCTGCGTGCCATCCCTTGGGTCTTTGGTTGGATGCAGTCTCGCCAACTCGTTCCCGCGTACTTCGGCGTGGGTCACGCGCTTCATCAATTCATCCAATCCAAACCCGACGGCCTCGGGCAGCTTCAAACCATGGCCCGCGACTTCCCACTCTTTCTCGACATCATCCGCAACGTCGAGATGGCCCTCGCAAAGGCAGACTTCGGCATCGCCCGCCTCTATGCGTCACTGGTCGAAGACGAAGACCTTCGCGACCGCGTCTTCACGACCCTCGAAGCTGAGTTCAACCTGACGCTTCGCATGATTCTCGAGATCACAAAGCAGAAGTCGCTCCTCGAAACCAACCCGGTTCTCGAGCGCTCCATCCGCCTGCGCAATCCCTACGTCGATCCGATGTCGCTCATTCAGGTCGAGCTGATGCGACGTAAGCGCGCAGCACTGGCAAAAGGACACCCCGAGTCTCCCGAACTGGACCGCGCCATCTCCGCCACGATCAACGGCATCAGCGCCGGCCTCCGCAACACCGGCTGA
- a CDS encoding Trm112 family protein: MSAQSPPAEDLRYVVCPVCHQKLERVDDVISCKGCRRRYPVVEGIPVLLADRALIQ, encoded by the coding sequence GTGAGCGCCCAATCCCCGCCGGCCGAAGATCTACGTTACGTCGTCTGTCCGGTCTGCCATCAGAAGCTCGAACGCGTGGACGATGTTATCTCGTGCAAGGGATGCAGGCGACGCTATCCTGTGGTCGAAGGAATTCCTGTACTGCTTGCGGACCGCGCTCTAATCCAGTGA
- a CDS encoding bifunctional 5,10-methylenetetrahydrofolate dehydrogenase/5,10-methenyltetrahydrofolate cyclohydrolase — protein sequence MDEMKRTPTILDGIAIASQIKAEVATEVQALVTRGITPGLAVILVGESPASQIYVRTKVKTCGELGIFSEMITPPESITTDEMLVLVSALNAREDIDGILIQLPLPKHVDTKRLLEAVAPDKDVDGFHPVNVGRLQSGQPGLAPCTPAGIIEILRRSGLPVAGQNAVVVGRSDIVGKPTAVMLLNASATVTVCHSRTVDLGSFTREADLLVAAIGRAGFVTADMVKPGATLIDVGINRVTDAADVEKFFPGDPNRAAAFAKRGSVVVGDIHPAAFAVSGAYTPVPGGVGALTIAMLMQNTVTAAKLRRGISPGNK from the coding sequence ATGGATGAGATGAAGAGAACTCCAACGATTTTGGACGGCATTGCGATCGCCTCGCAGATCAAGGCCGAGGTGGCGACCGAGGTTCAAGCTCTTGTGACTCGCGGCATCACTCCCGGGTTGGCGGTGATTCTGGTCGGAGAGTCGCCTGCGTCGCAGATTTATGTTCGCACCAAGGTGAAGACCTGCGGCGAGTTGGGAATCTTCAGCGAGATGATCACGCCGCCGGAGAGCATCACAACCGATGAGATGCTGGTGCTGGTTTCGGCCCTCAACGCCCGAGAAGACATCGACGGAATCCTGATTCAACTTCCGCTGCCGAAGCACGTAGACACCAAGCGGCTGCTCGAGGCTGTAGCGCCGGACAAAGATGTGGATGGATTTCACCCCGTGAATGTAGGCCGTCTGCAGAGCGGTCAGCCGGGATTGGCTCCATGTACCCCGGCGGGTATCATCGAGATTCTGCGGCGTAGCGGATTGCCGGTCGCCGGACAGAACGCGGTTGTGGTGGGGCGATCGGATATCGTAGGCAAGCCCACGGCGGTGATGTTGCTGAACGCCTCCGCCACGGTGACCGTATGCCACAGCAGAACGGTGGACCTCGGCAGCTTCACTCGCGAGGCAGACCTTCTCGTGGCAGCGATCGGTCGTGCGGGATTCGTGACGGCGGATATGGTCAAGCCGGGCGCAACGCTGATTGATGTCGGAATCAATCGCGTCACTGACGCCGCAGACGTCGAGAAGTTCTTCCCCGGCGATCCAAACCGGGCAGCGGCCTTCGCCAAGCGCGGATCAGTTGTGGTTGGGGATATTCATCCGGCTGCATTTGCGGTGTCGGGCGCGTACACCCCGGTCCCAGGCGGCGTCGGCGCGTTGACGATTGCAATGCTCATGCAGAACACGGTAACGGCTGCAAAGTTGCGGCGCGGAATCTCGCCGGGGAATAAGTAG
- the coaE gene encoding dephospho-CoA kinase (Dephospho-CoA kinase (CoaE) performs the final step in coenzyme A biosynthesis.): protein MLRVGLTGGLGSGKSTAAKLFAVHGAHILQSDAIGRELMELGQPIYIGMVAHFGPGVVLADGTLDRAALARIAFTEGRVEELNAIAHPLVIARQMELTEKIFQQEPHAVVMVESALIFETRYGADGSRWQSRFDRIILVTAPEEVKIARFVARCSTGRMISEEQRAELEAEARRRLAQQISDEQKSALSDYVLTNGGALTELEWQVDQLWPILETAA, encoded by the coding sequence ATGCTGCGTGTCGGCCTCACTGGCGGGTTGGGAAGTGGAAAGTCCACCGCAGCGAAGCTGTTTGCTGTTCACGGGGCGCACATCCTGCAGTCGGACGCGATCGGCCGCGAACTCATGGAGTTGGGCCAGCCGATCTACATCGGGATGGTCGCTCACTTTGGTCCGGGTGTGGTTCTCGCCGATGGAACTCTTGATCGCGCCGCCCTGGCGCGCATCGCTTTCACAGAGGGTCGCGTTGAAGAGTTAAATGCAATCGCTCATCCTCTGGTGATCGCGCGCCAGATGGAGTTGACTGAGAAGATATTTCAGCAGGAGCCTCACGCCGTTGTGATGGTGGAGTCGGCGTTGATCTTCGAGACGCGCTATGGTGCAGATGGTTCGCGCTGGCAGAGCCGTTTCGACAGGATCATTCTGGTGACGGCTCCGGAAGAGGTGAAGATCGCACGATTCGTCGCTCGTTGCTCCACCGGCAGGATGATAAGCGAGGAGCAGCGCGCGGAACTTGAAGCGGAGGCGCGCCGCAGGCTGGCTCAGCAGATCTCCGACGAACAGAAGAGCGCTTTGTCCGACTATGTGCTGACCAATGGCGGCGCGCTGACCGAGCTGGAGTGGCAGGTCGATCAGCTTTGGCCGATCCTCGAAACTGCGGCATAG
- a CDS encoding S1C family serine protease — translation MKLRPVLLVVLLLSGFYYLTTHVWSTGAVSPWLHRATPSTSLSATNTAAVNGPLGTFELTEANAAPAYDTEEQQNIAVYKKALPSVVNITSTAIAMDFFYGPVPQQGQGSGFILDKQGHILTNNHVIDNAQRVEVTLSDKHKYKATVVGVDKGHDLALLLINNAPNLQPATLAESQSLTVGQRVYAIGNPFGLSGTMTRGIISAIRSIRGPNNNPIEDAIQTDASVNPGNSGGPLLNSRGEVIGITTLIASNGVDQSAGIGFAIPVNTAKAVIADFAKYGRIRRPSLDIATLEIGPEVADQIGLAADYGLLIERVLPGGAAEKAGLHGGTQKAYQGNMPVMLGGDLIVAMDGQEITNAQDLAAVMNSHKAGDEVTLTVFRGRKRLDVKVKLNDATEQQGQAGRET, via the coding sequence ATGAAACTACGCCCCGTTCTCCTTGTGGTGCTTCTTCTCTCTGGCTTCTACTACCTGACGACGCATGTCTGGTCGACGGGAGCCGTCTCGCCCTGGCTGCATCGCGCCACGCCCTCCACGTCCCTGTCTGCGACGAACACCGCCGCCGTGAATGGCCCGCTAGGAACCTTTGAGCTGACCGAAGCCAATGCCGCTCCCGCCTACGACACTGAAGAGCAGCAGAATATTGCCGTCTACAAGAAAGCCCTGCCGTCGGTGGTCAACATCACTTCGACCGCGATCGCGATGGACTTCTTCTACGGTCCGGTTCCGCAGCAGGGGCAGGGCTCCGGATTCATTCTGGACAAACAGGGACACATCCTCACCAACAACCACGTCATCGACAACGCCCAGCGCGTCGAGGTCACGCTCTCGGACAAGCACAAGTACAAGGCCACCGTAGTCGGCGTCGATAAAGGGCATGACCTCGCACTGCTTCTGATCAACAATGCTCCTAACCTTCAGCCGGCGACGCTCGCCGAATCGCAGAGCCTCACCGTGGGCCAGCGTGTCTACGCGATCGGGAATCCGTTCGGCCTGTCCGGCACCATGACACGCGGAATCATCTCGGCGATACGGTCGATTCGCGGGCCGAATAACAATCCCATTGAAGACGCGATCCAGACCGACGCCAGCGTCAATCCAGGCAACTCCGGCGGCCCGCTTCTGAATTCGCGAGGCGAGGTGATCGGCATCACCACTCTCATCGCTTCGAATGGTGTTGACCAGTCGGCCGGCATTGGCTTTGCCATCCCAGTCAATACCGCCAAGGCTGTCATCGCCGACTTTGCGAAGTACGGGCGAATCCGTCGTCCCTCGCTCGACATCGCCACCCTGGAGATTGGTCCGGAGGTCGCCGACCAGATCGGTCTGGCTGCCGACTATGGTCTGTTGATTGAGCGTGTCCTGCCCGGCGGCGCAGCAGAGAAGGCCGGGCTTCATGGAGGAACGCAGAAAGCCTACCAGGGAAACATGCCGGTGATGCTGGGCGGCGATCTGATCGTCGCGATGGACGGACAGGAGATCACGAACGCGCAGGATCTGGCGGCGGTGATGAACTCGCATAAAGCGGGCGACGAGGTGACTCTCACGGTTTTCCGCGGGCGCAAACGGCTCGATGTGAAGGTGAAGCTGAACGATGCAACCGAGCAGCAGGGGCAGGCAGGTCGCGAGACTTAG